A single window of Nicotiana sylvestris chromosome 5, ASM39365v2, whole genome shotgun sequence DNA harbors:
- the LOC138869586 gene encoding uncharacterized protein, with protein sequence MVEPMNSVLLKGREMPILRMLDFIQEKLGEWFYERRKKANETFHRVSIWAKEEMTKKMDLACKIFVFNLDSMLFRINSEGIEFIVDLKKKTCDCLKFQLDELPCPHAIAAINKRYLQKSDYCSNWYSRKTWLKTYEGHVNTVGDQKSWEIPQNVQSEITKPPDVEILQGRRQKKRHIPVIESSVPFKSYQMQSM encoded by the exons ATGGTAGAACCAATGAATTCCGTTTTACTAAAAGGGAGGGAAATGCCTATTTTAAGAATGTTAGATTTCATCCAAGAAAAGCTGGGAGAGTGGTTTTATGAACGGAGAAAAAAGGCAAATGAAACTTTTCACAGAGTATCAATATGGGCAAAAGAAGAGATGACTAAGAAGATGGACTTGGCTTGCAAAATATTT gtATTCAACCTTGACTCAATGTTGTTTAGAATAAATAGTGAAGGAATTGAATTCATTGTGGACTTAAAGAAGAAAACTTGTGACTGCCTGAaattccaacttgatgaattgCCTTGTCCACATGCAATTGCTGCTATTAATAAGAGATATTTGCAGAAATCTGATTACTGCTCAAATTGGTATTCAAGGAAAACGTGGTTGAAAACATATGAAGGACATGTGAATACCGTGGGAGATCAAAAATCATGGGAAATACCACAAAATGTACAATCTGAGATCACAAAACCTCCCGATGTAGAGATTTTAcaaggaagaagacaaaagaagaggcaTATACCTGTGATTGAATCATCAGTACCATTCAAGTCTTACCAAATGCAGTCGATGTAA